The DNA segment ACTCGCCGACATCGGCGCGGAGAACGCCCCGCCGGCCTACCCGCAGACCCGCGGGGGCCGTATGCGCTCGATGGCCTACGCCACCGAAGAGGACGCCGCCGCCCCGCTCGACCTCGAACCCCAGCGTCAGCAGGTCCACGCCGAGGTCAATGCGCGATTCACCATGGTGCCGCCGCACCTGTGAATAGCCCCTCAGAGGTCATTCGAACGCTCATCGGAGCACCCCGGTGCACAATTCAACACTTGTCAATAGCCCTTCACGCAAAGGTTGTTGAGTAGACATGCGGCACCAATTCACTACCCGCCGGTAAGTCATAGAGTCGAAACATGCGCCGAGCGAAAATCGTCTGCACCCTGGGCCCCGCCACCGACTCGTACGACCAGATAAAGGCACTGGTCGACGCCGGCATGGACGTCGCCCGATTCAACCTCAGCCACGGCAGCCACGCCGATCACGAGGAGCGCTACCAGCGCGTGCGGAAGGCCTCCGACGAGACCGGCCGCAGCGTCGGCGTCCTCGCCGACCTTCAAGGCCCGAAGATCCGCCTCGGCCGCTTCACCGAAGGCCCCGTACTCCTTGAACGCGGGGACACCTTCACCATCACCGTCGAGGAGAGCGCCGAGGGCGACCGCCACCAGTGCGGCACCACCTACTCCGGCCTCGCCGCCGACGTCACCCCCGGCGAACGCATCCTCGTCGACGACGGCAAGGTGTGCCTGGAGGTCACCTCCGTCGACGGCCCCCGCGTGAACACGACGGTGATCGAGGGCGGCATGGTCTCCGACCACAAGGGCCTCAACCTCCCGGGCGTCGCGGTGTCTGTCCCCGCCCTCTCCGAGAAGGACGAGGCCGACCTGCGCTGGGCGCTGCGCACGGGCTTCGACGTCATCGCGCTTTCGTTCGTGCGGAGCGGCCGGGACATCGAGGACGTCCACCGCATCATGGACGAGGAAGGCCGCCGCCTACCGGTGATCGCCAAGGTGGAGAAGCCGCAGGCGGTCGAGGCGATCGACGACATCGTGGCCGCCTTCGACGGCATCATGGTCGCCCGCGGCGACCTGGGCGTGGAGATGCCGCTGGAACAGGTCCCGA comes from the Streptomyces sp. NBC_00443 genome and includes:
- the pyk gene encoding pyruvate kinase: MRRAKIVCTLGPATDSYDQIKALVDAGMDVARFNLSHGSHADHEERYQRVRKASDETGRSVGVLADLQGPKIRLGRFTEGPVLLERGDTFTITVEESAEGDRHQCGTTYSGLAADVTPGERILVDDGKVCLEVTSVDGPRVNTTVIEGGMVSDHKGLNLPGVAVSVPALSEKDEADLRWALRTGFDVIALSFVRSGRDIEDVHRIMDEEGRRLPVIAKVEKPQAVEAIDDIVAAFDGIMVARGDLGVEMPLEQVPIVQKRAVKLAKRNAKPVIVATQMLDSMIENSRPTRAEASDVANAVIDGTDAVMLSGETSVGKYPIETVRTMAKIVEAAEEDILVKGLPPLTERNKPRTQPGAVARAAAEIGDFLGAKFLVAFTQSGDTARRLSRYRSPIPLLAFTPEPATRSQLNLTWGVETFLGPHVESTDAMVDQVDELLLKYGRCKKGDVVVITAGSPPGVSGSTNMVRVHHIGEDDSPK